The DNA region GCGGCCAGACCGCGTTCGAGACAGTCATCCCGTGGCTGCAGGTCGCGGGCTACGAGATCTCGTGGTACGTCGGCGTCGACGGCATCAGCCTGCCGCTGGTCGTGCTGACGACGGTGCTCACCTCGCTCGCCATCGTGAGCGCGTGGACGCCCATCCAGCACCGCCAGTCGCAGTTCTTCGGCCTCATGCTGTTCATGGAGGCGAACCTGCTCGGCGTGTTCACGGCGCTGGACTTCTTCCTCTGGTTCATCTTCTGGGAAGCCGTCCTCGTGCCGATGTACTTCCTCATCGGCGTCTGGGGCGGCCCGCGCCGGAAGTACGCTGCCATCAAGTTCTTCGTCTACACGAACGCGGCGTCGCTCATCATGTTCATCGGCTTCATGGCGCTCGTGCTGGGCCTCGGCGACTCGACGTCGTCGTTCGCGCTGCCCGACGTTGCGCAGGCGCTTCGCGCCGGTGACCTCGGGTCGTTCTACGGCCTCGACGCGAACACGCTCCGAGTCGTCGCCTTCGCGGCGATGTTCTTCGGGTTCGCGGTGAAGGTGCCGGTCGTCCCGGTGCACACCTGGCTGCCGGACGCTCACGTCGAAGCCCCGACGCCGGTGTCGGTGATGCTGGCGGGCGTGCTCCTGAAGATGGGGACCTACGCCCTGCTGCGATTCAACTTCACGATGCTGCCGGAGGTCGCCGTCGAGTACGCGCCCGTTATCGCGGCCATCGCGGTCATCAGCGTCATCTACGGCGCGATGCTCGCGCTCGCACAGCAGGACCTCAAGCGCATCGTTGCCTATTCGTCGGTCTCGTCGATGGGGTACGTCATCCTCGGTCTCGTCGCCTACACCGCCTACGGCGTCGGCGGCGCGACGTTCCAGATGGTCGCCCACGGCCTCATCTCGGGACTGATGTTCATGTCGGTCGGCGTCATCTACAACACGACCCACACCCGGATGGTCGGCGACATGTCCGGGATGGCAGACCGGATGCCCGTCACGACGGGTATCCTCATCGCGGGCGCGTTCGGTTACATGGGTCTGCCGCTGATGGCCGGATTCGCCGCGGAGTTCTTCATCTTCACCGGCGCGTTCCAGTCGACGGTCATCGCGGGTAACGGCCTCGCCATCTTCACCGCGGCGGCGATGTTCGGCATCGTCATCGTCGCGGGCTACCTGCTGTTCGCCATGCAGCGGACGCTGTTCGGACCGTTCCGCCTCGACACCGACTACGAGGTCGGTCCGGCACCGCTGCACGACACGCTGCCGCTGGCGGTGCTGCTCATCTGCATCATCGCGCTCGGCGTCGCACCGGAGATATTCTTCAGTATGATCACCGACGCAGTCGACCCGGTCATCGGAGGTGTGCTGCAATGACGGCGCTCACCGCGCTCACCGCGCTCACGACGCCACTCCAAGCGGGACAGCCACCCGAGTGGACGGCGCTCGCGCCGGTGTTCATCCTCGCGGGGACGGGCCTCTTGCTTCTGCTCATCGACAGTATCGACCCAGACACGACCGACAGCGCGCTGCTGGCGGGCGTCTCGACGCTCGGGGCCGCCGCGTCGCTGGCGGTGACCGCGTGGTATCTCGCCTCCGGCACCGGTCAGACTGGCGGCGAGATCACGCTGTTCGCCGAGGCCATCGTCGTCGACGGGATGAGCCTGTTCTTCACGGCCATCTTCACGAGCGTCGTCGTGATGGTCACCATCGCCAGCTACGACTACCTGCTCGGGCACGAGAACCAAGGCGAGTTCTACTCGCTGGTGCTGTTCGCCGCCAGCGGGATGGCGCTGATGGCGTCGGCGAACTCGCTCGCGACGGTGCTCGTCAGCCTCGAACTCTCCTCGCTGCCGTCGTACGTGCTCGTCGCGTACCTCAAGAAGAACCGCGGCAGCGTCGAGGCGGGGCTGAAGTACTTCCTCATCGGCGCGCTCTCAGCGGCGGTGCTCACGTTCGGTATCAGCCTCGTGTACGCCGCCACTGGGTCGCTCATCTTCAGCGATGTGGCCGAGGCGCTCGCCGGCGAGGGCGAACTCGTCGGCGTCGCCGGTCTCGGCGTGCTGATGGTCGCCGGCGGCTTCGCGTTCAAGACCGCCTCCGTCCCGTTCCACTTCTGGGCGCCGGAGGCGTACGAGGGCGCGCCCGCGCCCGTGTCGGCGTTCCTCTCGTCGGCCTCGAAGGCCGCTGGGTTCGCCGTCGCCTTCCGCGTGTTCGTCGAGGCGTTCCCGCTGGCGACGATTCCGGAGGGCATCAACTGGGTGCTCGCGTTCCAGATTCTCGCCGTCGTCACGATGACGCTCGGCAACTTCGCCGCGGCGACCCAGGAGAACGTCAAGCGGATGCTCGCGTACTCCAGCATCGGTCACGCCGGCTACGCGCTCATCGGTCTCGCCGCGCTCTCGGCGGGCGGCAGCGCCAACGGTAACGTGCTCGGCGCGAGCATGGCGCATCTGTTCGTCTACGGCTTCATGAACACCGGCGCGTTCCTCTTCATCGCGATGGTGGAGCGCTGGGGAATCGGCCGGACGTTCGAGGACTACAACGGCCTGGCGACGCAGGCTCCGGTCGCGTGTCTCGCGATGACCGTCTTCATGTTCAGCCTCGCGGGACTCCCGCCGTTCGGCGGTTTCTTCTCGAAGTACTTCCTGTTCTTCGAGGCCATCGAGAACGGCTTCTGGTGGCTCGCTGCCGTCGGCGCACTGAACAGCGTGCTGTCGCTGTTCTACTACAGCCGCGTCGTGCGGGCGATGTGGATAGAGGACCCGAGCGGGTCGCTCGAACTCGGCAGTCAGCCCGTCGGGCTGTACGCCGCCGTCATGCTCGCCGCCGTCGGTACCGTGTTGCTCCTGCCCGGCTTCCCGCCGGTCATCGAGACGGCACAGACCGTCGCGGCGACGCTGTTCGCCTGAGTTCGCGTTTCGACCTCCTCGACTTCGGTCGGGTTTCTGTCGGATTTTCCGCTCGTTTCGCGCGACCGTGAGCGGACGCACCACTTCGTCCGCGCGCCGAGGACGGTAGGGTTTTCCCCCGAGGCGACCGAACGTCCGGTATGGTGAGGTGGCTGTTGCTCGGTTGCGGACCGGTCGGGCACGCGATGCTGGAGATGCTCTCGGAGCACCCCGGCCACGTTCGGGTGGTCACCGACGACCGAGAGCGCGTGACGTCGCTGCGCGAGGAAGGCATCCGGGCGACCCACGGTGACCCGACCGACCCGAGTAACTACCCACCGAGCGCAGACATCATCCTCGTCGTCGGCGAGGACGCCGAGTGTAACATCAAAGCCGTCGAGAGCGCGAAGCACCACTACCCGAAGGTGCAGGTCATGTCGTACGCGGGCGTCGAAGTCGACCCCGACTGCGTCGAGGACCTCAACGAGGCCGCCGACCGCGTCGTCGACGCGACGGCAGTGCTGACAGACTACGTCGTCGAGATGGTCGACCGCGAACCCGCACGCCGCCTCCGCCGACTGCTCTCGGTGCTGCGCGAGCTGGACGGTCCGCTCGCCGTCGTCACGCACGACAACCCCGACCCCGATGCCATCGCGAGCGCCATCGCCCTCTGTCGTATCGCCGGGTTCGTCGGTGTCGACGCCGACGCCTGCTACTTCGGCGAGATATCCCACCAGGAGAACCGCGCGCTGGTCAACCTGCTGGACCTCTCGATGCGAAACGTCGAGTCGCCGGCGGAACTGGACCCCTACGCGGGTATCGCGCTGGTCGACCACTCCCGCCCCGGCGTCAACGACGGGTTGGACCCCGACACGGTCGTCGACATCGTCATCGACCACCACCCGCCGCGCGCACCCGTGGAGGCGCGCTTCGTCGACCTCCGAGACGAGGTGGGCGCGACGAGCACGCTGCTCGCCGACTATCTGGAACGACTCGGCCGCGAACTCGACAGAACGGTCGCGACGGCGCTGCTGTACGGTATCCGCGTCGACACCAAGGACTTCACCCGCGAGGTGTCACAGACCGACTTCGAGGCGACGGCGTACCTGCTCGAACGCGTCGACGTCTCGGTGCTCGAACGCGTCGAGACCCCGAGCATGAGCGCGGACGTGTTCGAGACCATCGCCCGCGCCATCCGCAACCGCGAAATTCGCGGCGGTGCGCTGGCCTCCTGCGTCGGCGAGGTGAACGACCGCGACGCGCTCGCACAGGCGGCGGAGCGACTGCTCGACATGGAGGGTGTCCAGGTGTCGCTCGTTTACGGCTACAAGGACGGAACCGTCTACGTCTCCGGACGCGCACGCGGCGCGGACGTCGACCTCGGCGAGACGCTCAGAGACGCCCTCGGCCAGATCGGTAGCGCGGGCGGCCACGCCGACATGGCGGGCGCGCAACTGCCGCTGGGCATTCTCGAAGACGTCGACGACGACTCGAAGGAGTCGCTGACCGACATCGTCCGTGGCATCGTCAGCGGCCGATTCTTCGAGACGCTCGGCAGCGCGCCCTCGGTGGGCGTCGGCGACGCCGAGGAGTTGGCGCTGGAGTTTCCGCCGGACGACCGCACGTAGCCCTCGTCGCGGCGAAGCGACCGACACCACGCTTTTGCTTCCCGCTCGCGTATCGCCGCCTATGTCGGGGAACGCCACGGTGAAAGAGTACATGACGCGGGAGGTGTCGACCGTCTCACCGGACGCCACCGTCGCGGACGTCGCCCGCCGCATCATCGAGAGCGACGGCCACAACGGCTTTCCCGTCTGCAACGGCCGGAAGGTCGAGGGGTTCGTCAACGCCCGCGATATCCTGATGACCGACAACGACGCCCCCATCTTCACCGTGATGACCGACGACATCATCGTCGCGCACCCGGAGATGAAGCTCACCGACGCCGCCCGTGTCATCCTCCGGTCGGGCATCCAGAAACTCCCCGTCGTCGACGACGCGGGCAACCTCGTCGGCATCATCTCCAACACCGACGTGATTCGGAGCCAGATAGAGCGCGCGACTCCCGAGAAGGTGGGGAAACTGATGCGGACGCTCGAACAGATTCACGACGTCCCGGTCCACGAGGAACGCCGACTGGTCTCCATCTCGTCGCTCATCCCGACGCAGGCGCGCGTCTACGCCGACGAACTCGAAGGCCGCCGGTACGAACTCGAACGCGGCCTCGCCGAACCGCTCGTCGTCATCGACAACGACGGGACGCTACTTCTGGCCGACGGCCACCACCGCGTGCTCGCCGCCGTTCGCTCCGAGATGGACGAGATGGACGCGTACGTCATCGTCATCGACGACGTGGTGGAACTCGGAATGCAGCGCACCGCCGAGAAGGAGGGGCTCACCTCTATCGACGACATCGACATCGTCGACTACGCCCGCCACCCGCTCATCGAGACGACGAAACGGTTGCAGTAGTCGAGTGACGGCGGCGAATGCGACGCACGCGACGCGCCCGTTGCACCGATGCGCCCGCCGCACCGATTCGCAGTCCAATAGTCACACCGATGGGCGGTCCAACGAAACGATTATTTTCGATCGGTAGAATCTCGGTTTATGGTCCTCGGAGCCCTCGATCCGCTGGGAATCGTCGTCGGTCTCTACGCCGTCGCCGTCGGTGTACTCGGCGTCATCCGACCGCAGACGATGTTCAGGATGCGTCACCGGCTGTCGGTGACGAACGACTCGGAACTGAGCGAGACGGGCGCCCTCTGGTACCGGGTCAGCGGCGCGCTTGCGCTCCTTCTCGGCCTCTGGTTGCTGTACGACTGGGGCAACGTTGGACTGGTCGTCTCGCATTGGACGGGGTCGGCCGCTGCACCGTAGCCGACTTCGCCGTCCGGTGCGGACGACGCATCACCGACTCTTTCGTCGATTTCGCCGCTCGAAGGCGAGAATGAGCAGGCCGATGACCGCCCACGCGAGGATGGGAATCGGCCGCGACAGCGGCCACCACGAGGCGACCGGGAGCGCCGCGAGAACGACCGACACCACCGCCACGACGAGGAAGAACAGTCCGACCGTCTCGTTCGGTCTCATCGTCTCACCGTCGGCCGCCGCGAGTAAACCGTCTTCGACACGCGACCGCGGGCGACACCGAGCGTCGCCGACGAACCGCTCCCCGGCAAACGGTTAAGCCGTCGCCGTCGTCAGTTCCGGCATGGACGGCACAGGGTCCCCGCCGGCAATCTCCGTCCGGAATCTCACCAAGGTGTACGGTGACGCCGAGAGCGGCGGCGTCCGCGCCGTCTCCGACCTCTCGCTGGACGTGCAAGCGGGCACCGTCGTCGGAATTCTCGGTCCCAACGGCGCGGGGAAGACGACGGCTATCAAATGCATGTTGGGGCTCATCGTCCCGACGGCGGGCGAAGTCAGTATCCACGGCATCGACGTACACAGCGACACGCGCCGGGCGTACCGCCGCGTCGCCGCGATGCTGGAGGGCGCGCGCAACGTCTACTGGCGTCTGTCGGTCAGAGAGAACCTGGACTTCTTCGCCAGTCTCGGCGGCCAAGAGCGCGCCGAGGCCCGCCGGAGACAGGACCGCCTCTTGGAGCAACTCGGCCTCGCCGAGAAGGCGGACACCGCGGTCAACGACCTCTCGCGCGGGATGAAGCAGAAGGCGACGCTGGCGGCGACGCTCTCTCGGGGGACGGACGTGGTGTTTCTGGACGAACCGACGCTCGGTCTCGACGTGGAGAGTTCGCTCGAACTCCGCCGGGAACTGCGGCGGTTGGCCGAACGCGAGTCGATGACCATCGTCCTCAGCAGCCACGACATGGCCGTCGTCGAGGACGTCTGCGACCGCGTCGTCATCGTCGACGACGGCGGAATCGTCGCCGACGACACCGTCGAGAGCCTCATCGACCTCTTTCGGACGCAGTCGTACCGCCTCGTCCTCGGCGGCGAGGTACCGCCGACGGTTCGAGAGACGCTCGAATCGGCGTACGAGGCGACGGGGTGGGAGCGCCTCGGCGAAGGTGAGAGAATCGACCGCACGCGCGTCACCGTCTCCGTCGCCGACGGCGACCGACTGTACGACCTGCTGGGCGTCCTCCGGGAACACGGCGTCTCGCTTCGGCGCATCGACAGCGTCGACCCGGACCTCGCGGACGTGTTCTTGGGACTGACCGACCGGGGGAGAGACGAACCGGGTCGCCCGAGTCGGTCGCCGATGGCCGTCGACGCGGGCGAGCCACCCGACGGAGGCGACGCGTGAGCGAGTCGCCGAGGACGGCGGAACCGGTCGTCACGTCCGGTGTTCGGCCGTGGCTCCGACTGCTCGTCGCCATCGCTCGAAAGCAGTTCACGCTACTCGTTCGGTACCCGATAAACACCATCTCGCAACTGTTCGGGTTGTACGTCTTCTTCGCGCTCATCTTCTTTGGCGGACAGGCTGTCGGTGGTGCGGCGTTCGGCGAGTCGCTCGCCGCCATCATCGTCGGATTCTTCCTCTTTACGATGACCATCGTCGCCTACTCGGGGTTGGCGTGGGACGTGACCCGCGAGGCGCAGTGGGGGACCCTCGAACAACTGTTCATGTCGCCGTTCGGGTTCGGCCGCGTGATGGCGGCGAAAGCGGCCGTGAACGTCTGCTTTAGCCTGCTGTGGGGCGCGGTGATTCTCCTGTCGATGCTCGTGACGACCGGGCAGTCGCTCTCGGTCGACCTGTTGACCGTCGTCCCCCTCGGCGTGCTCACCATCGCCTCGGCGCTCGGCGTCGGCTTCGCCTTCGCGGGTCTCGCACTCGTCTACAAGCGCATCGAGAACCTGTTTCAGCTGATTCAGTTCGCGTTCGTCGCGCTCATCGCCGCGCCGGTGGACGCGGTTCCGGCGCTTCGACTCCTCCCTCTGGCGCAGGGGAGCGCGCTGCTGCGCGAGGCGATGACGCAGGGCACGCAACTCTGGCAGTTTTCGCTCCTCGACCTCGCCGTCTTGACGCTGACCGCCGCCGCGTACCTCGCCGTCGGCACGTACGTCTTCGGTCGGGCGAGCCGTCGGGCGCGACGACTCGGCGTGCTCGGACAGTACTGAAACCGGACGTGCGCTCGAAGACGCTCACGCCTCCGGCGCGTCGAACGCCGCCCGCCACTCGTCGACGAGCTCGAGCGCTTCCTCGCGCGTCGCGACGGAGTCGCGTCGGTACGTCCGCCCGTCCGGAGCCTGTTCAAGTCGGTCGAGGCGAACCGACCACCGACCCGCGCCGGTCTCTCGCACGCGAATCGTCGCCCATCCGTCGTCGCGCTCCCACTCGGTGAGTCGGTCCGTCGTCTCGGCGTTCGTCCAGCCCATACCCGCCGTTGGGCGCGGACGATTAAGGCGCTGTCCGACCGTTGCCGTCGGCACTCGTTCCGGAGTTCGCGCCCGAGTTGGCGTTGGCGACGGGTCCCGTCCCGCGACCGCACGCCGGACAGACCGCGTATCCGAAGCCGTCGTACTCGATGTCGTCCGCTCGTTCGGCCGCTCCGCACGCGCTACACTCGAAATACGCCACCCATTCGAATCCCATGTTCGGTCAGTAGACATGACTATCCTTAGTTAATGACCGCCTGTGACTGACTTAGAGCGTATCTACCACACCGAGAATCGGGGGACTGCGCCGCAGGAGCGTGGTGAAACGGGTACTGGGCGGTGGGTGGCCGTGAACCTACTGAAAGCGGGGAACTCGTCGACGGAGCGGGTTGGTCGGTCCGTCGGCCACGGCGCGACGAGACCCGAAACGGGGGTCGCGTGTAAAATAGTGTAAAAACGTGCGAGTGCTCGCCGATAGACTAGGGGCTCAAACACCGGTTTACATCGGCAGCGTCGCGTCTCAGGTATCCGACGGCTGCCGATGGGGTAGTGTCGATCAGGTCACAGGCCGAACCGTTCGCTCGAACGACCGATTAGCGTGGACGAACCCGCTTCGTCGTTCACGCGGCAACGATGAACGCCAACCCGAGAATCCCACTCAGATAGAGAACTAAGACGACGAGCGAGTCGAGCCCGAGTCTCGCAATCAGGTAGCGAGGTCGGAATATCAATCCGGCGAGGTACACCGCCGTGAGCAGGCCACCGAGGCAGGCGAGGTAGATGTTCGTGCTGGAGAGAGCCGGAAGGACCGCGTTCCCCGAGAGGACCGACGCGAGCAGGAAGAGCACGGGGAGAAACGCGTTTCCACCGAAGATGTCGCTGACTGCGAGTTGGTAATCGCCGAGCCGCACCGCCGCCGCCCCGGTAGAGATCTCCGGAAGCGACGTCACGGCGGCGAGCACCGTCGCTCCGAACACCGCCCCGCTCACCCCGAAGCCGTCCGCGAGCATCGAACTGCTCCGCTCGAGTGCGATACCGCCGGCGAGGGTCACTCCCGCCGCGAGGAGGAAGACAGTGAGGGTGTGAGTCGCCGTGTATCCCTCGATTTGCGTCAGTTTCTCCCGTCTCGCGACGCCTCGGGGCTCCAGTTGCGCATCCGGTGGCGTTCCCTGTCCGTGCCACGGCAGTCCCGTGCGCGCCTTCGACACGAGCCAGATGCCCCCCACCCACAGGAGGGCGATCAGCAGTTCGGGTGGCGTCACGCGCTCGAACACGAGTGTCTCCGGCAGTTGACTGCCCGCGATGACGGTGAGCAGAATCACAATCACGACAAGCCCCTCCAGGACGAGAACGAGCGACGCGGCGCGGTAGGTGAGCGTCTCGGAGTCCCCCACAACGACGTCGAGGTAGACGAGGACGACGACTTGGATAGCGACACCGCCAAGGATGTTTCCGATTGCGAGCGAGAGCGTGCCGCCGAGCGCTGCACTCGTCGTGATGACGACCTCCGGGAGATTCGTCACGATTGCCAGCAGGACGAGGCCGCCGAGTTCCTCACCGAGTCCCCACCGAACCGTGAGAATATCGGTGGTGTCCGAGAGGAGGACGCCCGCTAGATACACCGCTACCGCGGCGACGACGAACACCACCGCCGGGACGAGAAGCGTCACTATCGACTCACCCCGCTCACCGATTGGCGCGTCCTGTGCGTCCGCCCCACGTGGTGTCTCGTCTTCGCGCATCGACGTATTCGTACCTCTCGGCGCGTGATACGTGGAGCGCCGCGACGCCAGCTATCTGCCGTCCCCTCGAAACGCCGGCTATGGCGTCTGCGTTCGAGCGCCGCACGCGCGCCCGTCAGGAGCGTCTTCCCGAGCGAGTCGGAGAACGGAACTCAGAGGTGGTACCGCTCGAACGCTCGGACGGCGTACGCGCCCGAGACGGCGGCGAGCGTTCCGGCGAGTACGGCGGATGCGACGAGTCCCGCCACGAGGACGAGCGTCGGCGACAGCGAGAGGAGTGACGCGACGAACTCGCGGACGACCGCCAGCGACGCGAGCGAACCGGGGGCCGCGGCGGCGAGAAACAGCGCCGAGTAGAACGCGAACGCCGCCAGGCCGGGCATTACCGCCTCCCGGCTACGAGTGACTCGACTCGCCTCGAACTTCGGGAACGCCGACCCCGCGCCCGCCGCGAGCGCCGTCGCGCAGACGGCGAGCACGACACCCAGCGCCGCGACGGCGGCGACGACGAGCGGCGTCGCCGAACTCACCAGACTCGCGACCGCCGTCGCGACGAGAACCACCGGGACGCCGAGGAGAACGCCCGCCAGTGCACGGCCGCCGACGAACGCGCGCCCGGAGAGGGGCGTCGTGAGCGTCACCGGTAACACCGCGCCCTCGTCGCCCAGCGGGTTCAGCGTGAACGCCGCGCCCGCGGCCCACGCGAGGTAGACGACGAGCGTAACGAGCATCTCGGTCGAGATGGACTCCGCCGCGACCGTCCGCTGGAGGGGGACGATGGCGAAGAACAGCGGATAGACGACGTAGAACAGCTGTATCGGTGCGCGCCACGCCCGGCGCAGGCTCTTCTCGGCGACCGTCGCCGCCGGCCGTGAGACGAACGGGAGTCGTTCGAGATGGCCGGTCGTCGCACGCGTCGTCGCCATCGCGGACGCGGAAGTAGCGTCGTCGCCGCCCGTCTCGGGGCGAGCGGCGTCGCCGAACCAGAGCCGTTCGGTCAGCGACCGATGCAGGAACAGGAGCGCCGGCAACGAGACGGCCGTGAGCGCCACCGCGGCGACCGCACCTGTCGTCGACCCGAGCGGGAGCGAGACGTACGCGAGGTCGCCGTACCAGCCGAGCGGGGAGTCCGCCAGCGTCCGCAGCACGGTGCCGAACGCGTCGTTCCCGGAGTCCGAGAGGATGACGAGCATGTACGCACCGAACAGCAGGACGGAGACGAGCATCCGGAACCGTGCGAGCAGCGCGACCCGGGCGACCGCGAGGTGGTAACCGACGCCGACGACGACGCCTGCGAGCAGTCCGACGGCGACGGCGGCGAGCACCGCGAGCGGAACGGTGACCGCGGCGACGACGGAGCCGGCACCGACGGCGAAAGCGAGCCCCGCCACGACGACGAACGCCGAGAACGGCCCGAGGACGTTTGCTACCTCCGCCAGCGCCATCCCCGCG from Haloprofundus halobius includes:
- a CDS encoding CBS domain-containing protein, whose translation is MSGNATVKEYMTREVSTVSPDATVADVARRIIESDGHNGFPVCNGRKVEGFVNARDILMTDNDAPIFTVMTDDIIVAHPEMKLTDAARVILRSGIQKLPVVDDAGNLVGIISNTDVIRSQIERATPEKVGKLMRTLEQIHDVPVHEERRLVSISSLIPTQARVYADELEGRRYELERGLAEPLVVIDNDGTLLLADGHHRVLAAVRSEMDEMDAYVIVIDDVVELGMQRTAEKEGLTSIDDIDIVDYARHPLIETTKRLQ
- a CDS encoding DUF7543 family protein, whose amino-acid sequence is MGWTNAETTDRLTEWERDDGWATIRVRETGAGRWSVRLDRLEQAPDGRTYRRDSVATREEALELVDEWRAAFDAPEA
- a CDS encoding ABC transporter ATP-binding protein; translated protein: MDGTGSPPAISVRNLTKVYGDAESGGVRAVSDLSLDVQAGTVVGILGPNGAGKTTAIKCMLGLIVPTAGEVSIHGIDVHSDTRRAYRRVAAMLEGARNVYWRLSVRENLDFFASLGGQERAEARRRQDRLLEQLGLAEKADTAVNDLSRGMKQKATLAATLSRGTDVVFLDEPTLGLDVESSLELRRELRRLAERESMTIVLSSHDMAVVEDVCDRVVIVDDGGIVADDTVESLIDLFRTQSYRLVLGGEVPPTVRETLESAYEATGWERLGEGERIDRTRVTVSVADGDRLYDLLGVLREHGVSLRRIDSVDPDLADVFLGLTDRGRDEPGRPSRSPMAVDAGEPPDGGDA
- a CDS encoding complex I subunit 4 family protein, with amino-acid sequence MIIEALIAFTFAAALVTFVLPDRLAGRGAFALSLVPVLGSLYMWSQFDASGNALLQGGQTAFETVIPWLQVAGYEISWYVGVDGISLPLVVLTTVLTSLAIVSAWTPIQHRQSQFFGLMLFMEANLLGVFTALDFFLWFIFWEAVLVPMYFLIGVWGGPRRKYAAIKFFVYTNAASLIMFIGFMALVLGLGDSTSSFALPDVAQALRAGDLGSFYGLDANTLRVVAFAAMFFGFAVKVPVVPVHTWLPDAHVEAPTPVSVMLAGVLLKMGTYALLRFNFTMLPEVAVEYAPVIAAIAVISVIYGAMLALAQQDLKRIVAYSSVSSMGYVILGLVAYTAYGVGGATFQMVAHGLISGLMFMSVGVIYNTTHTRMVGDMSGMADRMPVTTGILIAGAFGYMGLPLMAGFAAEFFIFTGAFQSTVIAGNGLAIFTAAAMFGIVIVAGYLLFAMQRTLFGPFRLDTDYEVGPAPLHDTLPLAVLLICIIALGVAPEIFFSMITDAVDPVIGGVLQ
- a CDS encoding DHH family phosphoesterase, whose protein sequence is MVRWLLLGCGPVGHAMLEMLSEHPGHVRVVTDDRERVTSLREEGIRATHGDPTDPSNYPPSADIILVVGEDAECNIKAVESAKHHYPKVQVMSYAGVEVDPDCVEDLNEAADRVVDATAVLTDYVVEMVDREPARRLRRLLSVLRELDGPLAVVTHDNPDPDAIASAIALCRIAGFVGVDADACYFGEISHQENRALVNLLDLSMRNVESPAELDPYAGIALVDHSRPGVNDGLDPDTVVDIVIDHHPPRAPVEARFVDLRDEVGATSTLLADYLERLGRELDRTVATALLYGIRVDTKDFTREVSQTDFEATAYLLERVDVSVLERVETPSMSADVFETIARAIRNREIRGGALASCVGEVNDRDALAQAAERLLDMEGVQVSLVYGYKDGTVYVSGRARGADVDLGETLRDALGQIGSAGGHADMAGAQLPLGILEDVDDDSKESLTDIVRGIVSGRFFETLGSAPSVGVGDAEELALEFPPDDRT
- a CDS encoding ABC transporter permease, encoding MSESPRTAEPVVTSGVRPWLRLLVAIARKQFTLLVRYPINTISQLFGLYVFFALIFFGGQAVGGAAFGESLAAIIVGFFLFTMTIVAYSGLAWDVTREAQWGTLEQLFMSPFGFGRVMAAKAAVNVCFSLLWGAVILLSMLVTTGQSLSVDLLTVVPLGVLTIASALGVGFAFAGLALVYKRIENLFQLIQFAFVALIAAPVDAVPALRLLPLAQGSALLREAMTQGTQLWQFSLLDLAVLTLTAAAYLAVGTYVFGRASRRARRLGVLGQY
- a CDS encoding NADH-quinone oxidoreductase subunit N, whose amino-acid sequence is MTALTALTALTTPLQAGQPPEWTALAPVFILAGTGLLLLLIDSIDPDTTDSALLAGVSTLGAAASLAVTAWYLASGTGQTGGEITLFAEAIVVDGMSLFFTAIFTSVVVMVTIASYDYLLGHENQGEFYSLVLFAASGMALMASANSLATVLVSLELSSLPSYVLVAYLKKNRGSVEAGLKYFLIGALSAAVLTFGISLVYAATGSLIFSDVAEALAGEGELVGVAGLGVLMVAGGFAFKTASVPFHFWAPEAYEGAPAPVSAFLSSASKAAGFAVAFRVFVEAFPLATIPEGINWVLAFQILAVVTMTLGNFAAATQENVKRMLAYSSIGHAGYALIGLAALSAGGSANGNVLGASMAHLFVYGFMNTGAFLFIAMVERWGIGRTFEDYNGLATQAPVACLAMTVFMFSLAGLPPFGGFFSKYFLFFEAIENGFWWLAAVGALNSVLSLFYYSRVVRAMWIEDPSGSLELGSQPVGLYAAVMLAAVGTVLLLPGFPPVIETAQTVAATLFA
- a CDS encoding sodium:calcium antiporter, encoding MREDETPRGADAQDAPIGERGESIVTLLVPAVVFVVAAVAVYLAGVLLSDTTDILTVRWGLGEELGGLVLLAIVTNLPEVVITTSAALGGTLSLAIGNILGGVAIQVVVLVYLDVVVGDSETLTYRAASLVLVLEGLVVIVILLTVIAGSQLPETLVFERVTPPELLIALLWVGGIWLVSKARTGLPWHGQGTPPDAQLEPRGVARREKLTQIEGYTATHTLTVFLLAAGVTLAGGIALERSSSMLADGFGVSGAVFGATVLAAVTSLPEISTGAAAVRLGDYQLAVSDIFGGNAFLPVLFLLASVLSGNAVLPALSSTNIYLACLGGLLTAVYLAGLIFRPRYLIARLGLDSLVVLVLYLSGILGLAFIVAA